The genomic stretch GAGCCTATGCGCACCATGGTTGACGGGTCTCCGAAGATCGTCGATCCGTCATCGTAGCGGCCCCGCGAGCCGTCTTTGCCGCCGCGTGCGAAGCGGGCTTCAAATGTGCGAACACGCTCTGCGCCGGCATTCGCGCTACGCGCTCTTTAAGGGCGCGAATGTCAAAACGAAAGCGTTTATATCGTGCCGTAGAACAATTTCCGATAACGGCTTTATCACCGAGAACTGTTGTCGATTGATTAAATTTATTCGTATGAATATTGACCCACCCCAGGTGCCGGACTAATCTGGGAATTGCAAACATCTACCAAGCGCCCGGTTCGTCGGCCTTTTTGGGAACGCATCATTGCGGAGTTTGCCGGCGAAGTTGGTTGATGAAGGGAGCCAGGCGTTTAGCGTAGTCGCTAAGGTTCAGCGATCGAGGCTAACAACCATGAACACGCTCGACATTCAGGAAAGCATTCGCGAAGTCAATCTGTCTTATCTCGTGCTGGCGCAGCGCATGCTGCGCGAAGACCGGGCGATCGGCATGTTCCGGCTCGGTTTATCCGGCGAGGTCGCCGACCTGCTGATGGGCCTGTCGCTCGCGCAGGTCATCAAGCTCGCGTCGTCGGATCACTTGTTATGCGCGTTCCGCTTCAACGACCAGATGCTGCTCTCGGCGCTCACGCAGCCCGCGAAGCACGTTGAGGTCGGCTCCGCCCATGCCGCCATTCTCATGGCCGGTCATCCCGTCGAACTTCTCGTCTAAGCCCGTTCCGTCATGAACACAATGACCCGAAAGAGCGTCACGGAAGACGCTCAGGAAGTCTTTCGCGCCATCGCGCTGATCGAACTCGGCGCGCGCATGCAGGTGCTCGAGAGCGAATTGTCGATTTCGCGCGACCGCCTCATCCGTTTGTATCGCGAGTTGCGCGGCGTCTCGCCGCCCAAAGGCATGCTGCCGTTTTCCGCCGACTGGTATATGCCGTGGCTGCCGAACATCCATGCCTCGCTGTTCTTCAACACGTATCTGTTCTTGCGAAAGGAGGCGAGCTGCTCGCATCTCGACGCGCTCACGAAAGGCTACAAGCTCTATCTGGAGCATTGCACGCGCACGGACGCCGAGCCCGTGCTCGACCTGACGCGTGCGTGGACCCTGGTGCGTTTCTTCGAAGCCGAGATGCTGCAACTCACGCCGTGTTGCCGCTGCACGGGCAAGTTCGTCGCGCACAAGCACGACTTGCAGAAGGGTGTGGTGTGCGGTGCGTGCCAGCCGCCGTCACGCGCGGGCAAGACGCGCAAGGCCGCGGCGCGCGCGGCGGTGCAGGCCTTTGCCGAAGTCACGCACGAGGAAGTGATCGAGCCGATAATCGACCCGATCGAAGCCGTCGATGCCGTGAACGAAGTGGCGGCATTTCAGGCGGCTTGACCGGCGCTCTCGAAGCGGCTTCAGGCTCGCGCGCTCACGCCTGGGCCGTGCGAGGCGCTGCGTAACGCGGGCCTTTTGCAACGTTTTTTTTGCGGTGGCCGCGCCAGGCGCGACACGGCGTTAGACGTTGCGCGCGGCCGTGAAACGCGCCTTGATGTGACGCGGCGTTTCGAGTTCATCGACAATCGCCACGGCGAGATCCGCCACCGCTATGCCGGCGGGCTTGTCGCCATCCATCAGCAGATCCTCGTTGCCAAGCCGATACGTGCCGGTGCGCTCGCCTTCTTCCAGGAAGGCGGGCGGGCTCACGAACGTCCAGTCCAGCACGGTGTTGCCGCGCAAGTCGGTCAGCGCGTCGCGCGCGGCCTTCGCGCCGGGGACGATATTCGGCGGCACGTGCGCGATGAAGCCCTCGGTATCCACGAGTTGCACGCCGGGCGCGACGAACAGGCTGCCCGCGCCGCCGATCACCACATAGCGCTTCACGCCGCTCGCTTCCACGCCGCGCACGATCGCGTCGTTGCCGCGCAGGAAGTTGTCGAACAGTTCGGGATCGTTCCAGCCGGGATTGAATGACGACACGACGGCGTCGTGACCTTGCACGGCGCTCGCGATCGACGCTTGCGAATACGCGTCGCCGCTAACCACGGTCAAACCTTCCTGCGGCGCGAGGCTGCCGCTCTTGCGGGCGATGGCCGTGACCTCGTGCCCGCGCGCGAGCAGTTCGCGCAACACGTGCTTGCCAACGAACCCCGACGCGCCAATCAACGCAACTTTCATGAAACCTCCTGGGTGCGTGCTCATGAGGCGGTGCTGCATGGGCACGCGGTGGGTAGATACGGAGGTATGCTACCGGCCGGGTCGTCACTTTAAAATACCGTGAAAGCTACTAACTCTTTTAAGTCCGACTTCAAAATGGGCGATCTGCGCCAGCTGGTGGTGTTCGCGGAAACGGTCGCCAGCGGCTCAATGAGCGCCGCCGCTGCGCGGCTCGGCATGACGCCCTCCGCGGTGAGCCAGACCATCAAGGCGCTGGAGCGGCAGGCCGGCGTCACCCTGCTGCATCGCTCGACGCGCAAGCTCGCGCTCACCGAAGACGGCAAGCAGTGCTACGCGCATTGCGAGCGGCTGATGTCGTCGTGGAAAGCGGCCAGCGATTCGCTCTCGCAGGCGCGGGACGCGCCCAGCGGCGAGCTGCGGATTGCCGCGCCGCTCGGTCTCGGGCCGCTGATCGCGCCCGCGCTCTCGCTGGTGTTGTCCACCTGGCCGCAACTGCGCTTGCGTCTCATGGTGAGCGACGACATGGTCGATCTGATCGATGCGCGCGTGGATCTCGCCATTCGCATCGGCAAGCTGGCGGACTCCGGCTGGACGGCCCAGAAGCTGTGCGAGCTCGACACCATCCTGTGCGCGTCACCGGCTTATCTGGAGCGTCATGGCACGCCCGGTACGCCCCAGGCGTTGAGCGGGCATCACTGGATCGCGCTGGAGCGCGAGGTCGAGGCCGCGCGCTCGCTGGATGCCGCGGACGGCGCGGCGCCTGCGATTCCGGTGACGCTCTACACGGAGAGTCGGGCGGAAAAACGCCCGGAAAAACGCCCGGAAAAGCGTACGGAAAAGCGGGTGAAGCAGACGGTACGCGTGAACGTGCGCGCGATGAGTACGTCGCAACCGGCCGTTCAGCAACTTTGCGAGGAAGGCATGGGAATCGCGCGCGTGTCGTATGTCGAGGTGCTGGCGCAACTCAAGAGCCGCAGGCTGGTCCACGTGCTGCCCAAGTGGGCGTTTGCGCCGCTGCCCGTGACGCTCGTGACGCCGCGCAAGGAAGGCCAGCCCGCCAAGGTGCGGGCGGCGGTGCAGGCGCTACGGGATTATTTCCGCGATCTGCCGGTGGTTCGGGCGAGCGGGGAGTGAGCAATGCCTTGATGCCGTGCGCTCCCCGCATTTGTGTGGTCTTAGCGCCGGCCGGTGCCCGCCACCGGGTCGCCCACCGACAACCCAAAACCGGTCGACTCCGGCGCGGCATGCGCCGTATCGGCATCGCCCGCGTCGAAGTCGGGGTCGCGATTGAGGATCGCGCGCGCACGATCGACATCCAGCGCGCCTTCCCAGCGCGCGACCACGATCGTCGCCACGCCATTGCCGATCAGGTTGGTCACGGCGCGCGCTTCGTTCAGGAAGCGGTCCACGCCTAGCAGCAGCACGAGCCCCGAGACCGGTATCTTGTGCATGGACGCGAGGGTCGCGGCGAGCGCGACGAAGCCCGCGCCCGCCACGCCGGCCGAGCCCTTCGAGGTCAGCAGCAGCACGCCGAGCACCACGAACTGATCGAGCAGCGTGAGATGAATGTTCATCGCCTGGGCCACGAACAGGGCGGCCATGGTGAGATAGATCGCCGTGCCGTCCGCATTGAACGTGTAGCCGGTCGGCAGCACCATGCCCACCACCGGACGCGAGCAGCCGAGATGCTCCATCTTCACGAGCATTTGCGGCAGCACCGCTTCGGTCGACGCCGTACCGAACGTGATCAGGATTTCGTCGCGGATATAGCGCAGATACTTCCACAGCGAGAAGCCGCACACGCGCATCACGAGACCGAGCCCGACCGCGACGAACAGGATCGACGTCGCGTAAAGGCACAGCATCAACTCGCCGAACGATGCGAGCGTGCCGAGACCGTACTTCGCGATGGTGAAGGCCATGCCGCCGAACGCGCCAATGGGCGCGACGTACATGACGATGCGCACGATGCCGAACATGCCTTGCAGAAACATGTCGAGCATGTCGACGAGCGGCGCGGTGCGCGGGCCGAGCTTGGCGAGCGCGATGGCGAACAGCACGGAGAAGAAGATGATCGGCAGGATCTCGCCGTTCGCGAACGCGCCCACAATGCTGTTCGGCACGATGCTCATGAGGAAGCCGAGCGTGGTGTGATCGTGCGCGGCGTGGGCGTAGCTGGCGATGGCCGAACTGTCGATATGCGCGGGATCGATATTCATGCCGCTGCCGGGCTTGATCGTATCGACCACGACCATGCCGATCAGCAGCGCGACGGTGGATGCCGCCTCGAAGTAGAGCAGCGCTTTCACGCCCACGCGGCCCGCTTCGTGCAGATCGTTCATGCGCGCAATGCCCACGACAACCGATGCGAAGATGATCGGCGCGAGCGCCATGCGAATCAGCTTGATGAAGAGATCGCCCAGCGGTTTGAGGTCGGCGCCTATGTCGGGGTAGAAGTGACCGACGGCAATGCCGGCCACGATGCCGATCAGTACCTGGACGTAGAGCTTCGAAAGATATTTTCTGAGTTTCGGGGGCCGCATGTCTGTCTCCTGAGCATGGCGCCATCCAGATGAGTTCGTGCGACCGCCAATCGCCGTGCATGCGGCGATTATGTTTCCGGTCGCGGCTGTGTTGCCGTCGTCGCGCCTTGTGCGTGGCGAACGCGGGCGTCGGCCAAAAATGGCCGGCGCCCGCGAGCGGCCTTACGCCGAGAGCTTCTGCATTTCCGCGTAGAGATCGGCCTTGCCCTCGAAGCCGATGCCCGGCAAATCCGGCAGGGTGATGTAGCCGTTGTCGACCTTCACGCCGTCGGGGAAGCCGCCGTACGGCTGGAACAGATCCGGATAGGACTCGTTGCCGCCGAGGCCGAGGCCCGCCGCGATGTTCAGCGACATCTGGTGGCCGCCGTGCGGAATGCAGCGGCTCGGCGACCAGCCATGCTGGCGCAGCATCTCGAGCGTGCGCAGATATTCGACGAGACCGTAGCTCAGCGCGCAATCGAATTGCAGCCAGTCGCGGTCCGGGCGCATGCCGCCGTAACGGATCAGGTTGCGCGCGTCCTGCATCGAGAACAGATCCTCGCCGGTCGCCATCGGATTGTCGTAATAGTTGCGCAGCGTGGCCTGCAGTTCGTAATCGAGCGGATCGCCCGGTTCCTCGTACCAGAACAGGTCGTATTGCGAGAGCGCCTTCGCGTACTGGATCGCGGTATCCAGATCGAAGCGGCCATTGGCATCGACCGCGAGTTTCTGGCCGTCGCCGAGCACGCTCAGGATCGAGTCGATACGGCGCAGATCCTCGTCGAGCGACGCGCCGCCGATCTTCTTCTTCACGACCGTGTAGCCGCGGTCGAGATAGCTGCGCATTTCGTCCTTGAGCTTTTCGTGATCCTGGCCCGGGTAGTAATAGCCGCCCGCCGCGTAGACGAAAATCTTGCGGTCGGGCTGGCCGTTGCCGTAGCGGTCGGCGAGCAGCTGGAAGAGCGGCTTGCCCGCGATCTTCGCCACCGCGTCCCACACGGCCATGTCGATCGTGCCGATGGCGACCGAGCGCTCGCCGTGACCGCCGGGCTTTTCGTTGGTGAACATCGTCGCCCAGATCTTGTGCGGATCGAGGTTGTCGCCGGCCTCGTCGACGAGCGTGGCGGGGTCGGCTTCGAGCAGGCGCGGAATGAAACGCTCGCGCATGAGCTTGCCCTGGCCATAACGGCCGTTCGAATTGAAACCGTAGCCGACCACGGGTTTGCCGTCGCGGATCACGTCGGTGATCACGGCGACGAGGCTCAACGTCATCTTGCTGAAGTCGATATAGGCGTTGCGGATCGGGGAACTGATCGGAACGGTCTTCTCGCGAATCTCAACGATTCTCATGGTGCGGTCTCCTGGACTGGCGCGATGGCTGGACGTTTCACAGCGCGGTTGATGGCTGCAATGGCCCGTAGCATAGCCCTGGAAGAACCGCCTATACTTCACCTCGATTCATTTCATTTTTTACCAAAAGTGAGAACGGTATGAGAACCGATGCCACTTCCGACTTCGAGTTCTTCGTGCAACTGGCGAAGCTCAAGAGCCTTTCCGGCGCGGCGCGGTCAATGGGCATCACGCCGCCCGCGGCCACCAAACGGCTGGGCATACTCGAAGCGCGTTTCCGTACGCGGCTCGTCAACCGCACCACCCGCAGCGTGAGCCTGACGCCCGAAGGCGAGACATTCGCGCGCTACGCCTCGCAGATCCTCGAACAGGTGCGCGAAATGGAAGACGCGATCGCGGGCTCGCCCGCCGACCCGCACGGGCGCTTGCGCATCAACGCGACGCTCGGTTTCGGGCGCACCACGATCGCGCCGCTGGTATCGGAATTCGCCAAGCGCTATCCGCATGTCGATATCCAGTTCGTCGTGACGGACCGCCCCGTCGATCTGGTCGAAGGCGCGTTCGACATGGCAATCCGCTTCGGCGAGTTACCGGATCAGCGCTTGCGCGCGCGTCGGCTGATGAGCAACCGCCGCTTCCTTTGCGCCTCGCCGAAGTACCTGGAGCGGCACGGCATGCCGCGGCGCAAGGAGGATCTGGTCGATCACCGCTGCATCATCCACACGCAAAACGACGATGCGTTCGGCGTGTGGCGTTTCATGCAGGAAGATCATCTGGAGGCGCTGAAGGTGAACGGCTCGCTCGCGAGCAACGACGGCGATATCGTGCTGCGTTGGGCGCTGGATGGCCATGGCATTCTGATTCGCTCGGAATGGGATCTCGCCAAATACATTCAGAGCGGCAGGCTCAGCCTCGTGCTGCCGGAGGTGGTGCTGCCTTCCGCGGATCTCTTCGTGTATTACCCGGGGCAACGCAACGAATCCATTCGCGCTCGCGCGTTCATCGACTTTCTGGTGAAGCATTTCGAGGCGCCATTCGTGCCGGTGGATATTGGCAAGCCGGCTGGCGGGCGGAAGCGGGCGGGGCGGGGGAAGGGGGGATGAGTTTCCTCCCCACGCGCCTCACTTCCCCACGCGCGCCTGCAAATGCGCCGGATAGCGCTCGCCCTGCACGGCGATGGGCGCAAGCCGCGCCTCGATATCACGCAGATTTTCCGCCGAAAGCGCAATGGCGGCGCCGCCGATATTCTCCGTCAACCGCGGCAATTTCGTCGTGCCTGGAATCGGTGCGATCCACGGCTTCTGCGCGAGCAGCCACGCGAGCGCGATTTGCGCGGGCGTTGCGTTCAGGCTCGCGGCGATCTGCTTGAGCACGTCCACGAGCGCCTGATTCGCCTTGCGATTTTCCTCGGAGAAGCGCGGCACGATATTGCGGAAGTCCGTTTGATCGAAGCCGGTGCTGGCGTCGATCGCGCCCGTCAAAAAGCCCTTGCCAAGCGGGCTGAACGGCACGAAGCCAATGCCGAGTTCTGCGAGCAGCGGCAGGATCGCGTGTTCCGGCTCGCGCCACCACAGCGAATATTCGCTCTGCAACGCGGCAACGGGCTGCACGGCATGCGCGCGGCGAATCGACTCGACGCCCGCTTCCGACAGGCCGAAGTGCTTGACCTTGCCCTGCTCGATCAACGTCTTGACCGCGCCCGCGACGTCTTCCATCGGCACCTCGGGATCGACGCGATGCTGATACAGCAAATCGATGCGATCCGTGCGCAGGCGTTTGAGCGCCGCCTCGGTGACCGCGCGAATGTTGTCCGGCTTGCTGTTCACGCCCTGCTGGACGTCGCCGCCTTCGAAGCCGAACTTGGTCGCGATCACGACCTGGTCGCGAAAGGGCGCGAGCGCCTCGCCGAGCAGCGTTTCGTTTTCGCCTTGCGCATAGGCTTCGGCGGTATCGAAGAAGGTCACGCCCTGCTCGAACGCGGCGCGGATCAGCGCGATCGCGTCGGCTTTGTTCGTGGCCGGCCCGTAGCCGTAGCTCAATCCCATGCAGCCCAGTCCCATTGCCGAGACTTCCAGGCCGCTATTCCCCAGCATCCGTTTTTGCATGTTCGCTCCTTAGCGTGCGGTTGCGCCCGCGTGATAGTGCGCGTCCGAAACGGGTTCCATCCACGTGACCGGACTGCCGTCGAGTTGTTCGGCGATGGCGATATGCGTCATCGCGGTGGTGGCGGTGGCGCCGTGCCAGTGCTTTTCGCCGGGTGCGATCCAGACGATGTCGCCCGCGCGAATGTCTTCCACCGCGCCGCCGTCGCGCTGTACCCAGCCGCGGCCGGCCGTGACCAGCAGCGTCTGGCCGAACGGATGCGTGTGCCACGCCGTGCGCGCGCCCGGCTCGAAGGTGACGGTGGCGCCGCCGGTCCGGGCCGGCCCGGTGCCGGCGAAGGGCGCGTCGATGCGCACCGTGCCGGTGAAGTAGTCGGCGGGTCCGGCCACGGACGATTGCGAACCGCATCGGGTGATCTGCATGATGGTCCTTGCGAGCGTGTCTTGAGGCGTTCAATGTAGCAATCCGGCGTCAAGCGATAAAGCGCTAGAATCCGCATGAAGTTATAAGTGAGGCTTATCAATGGCGCGCTCCGATCTCTCCGATATTTCCGCCTTTCTCGCGGTCGCGCGGGAAGGCAGCTTCACGCGCGCGGCCGCGAAGCTCGGCGTGTCGCAGTCCGCGCTCAGTCAGACCGTACGCAATCTGGAGGCGCGGCTCGGGCTGCGTCTGCTCACTCGCACCACGCGCAATCTGGCGCCCACCGAGGCGGGCGAGCGGCTGATCCAGTCGGTCGGTCCCCGTCTCGACGAGATCGAGGCCGAACTGAATGCGCTCACGGCGCTGCGGGACAAGCCGTCGGGCACGGTGCGCATTGCCGCGGGCGATCATTCGGCGGAAATGGTGCTGTGGCCGGTGATCGAGAAACTGCTGCCCGGCTATCCGGACATCGCGATCGAAATCGTCATCGACAACGGGCTCACGGACATCGTCGAGCAACGGCTCGAT from Paraburkholderia acidisoli encodes the following:
- the flhD gene encoding flagellar transcriptional regulator FlhD; the encoded protein is MNTLDIQESIREVNLSYLVLAQRMLREDRAIGMFRLGLSGEVADLLMGLSLAQVIKLASSDHLLCAFRFNDQMLLSALTQPAKHVEVGSAHAAILMAGHPVELLV
- the flhC gene encoding flagellar transcriptional regulator FlhC; this translates as MTRKSVTEDAQEVFRAIALIELGARMQVLESELSISRDRLIRLYRELRGVSPPKGMLPFSADWYMPWLPNIHASLFFNTYLFLRKEASCSHLDALTKGYKLYLEHCTRTDAEPVLDLTRAWTLVRFFEAEMLQLTPCCRCTGKFVAHKHDLQKGVVCGACQPPSRAGKTRKAAARAAVQAFAEVTHEEVIEPIIDPIEAVDAVNEVAAFQAA
- a CDS encoding NAD(P)-dependent oxidoreductase, giving the protein MKVALIGASGFVGKHVLRELLARGHEVTAIARKSGSLAPQEGLTVVSGDAYSQASIASAVQGHDAVVSSFNPGWNDPELFDNFLRGNDAIVRGVEASGVKRYVVIGGAGSLFVAPGVQLVDTEGFIAHVPPNIVPGAKAARDALTDLRGNTVLDWTFVSPPAFLEEGERTGTYRLGNEDLLMDGDKPAGIAVADLAVAIVDELETPRHIKARFTAARNV
- a CDS encoding LysR family transcriptional regulator; this encodes MGDLRQLVVFAETVASGSMSAAAARLGMTPSAVSQTIKALERQAGVTLLHRSTRKLALTEDGKQCYAHCERLMSSWKAASDSLSQARDAPSGELRIAAPLGLGPLIAPALSLVLSTWPQLRLRLMVSDDMVDLIDARVDLAIRIGKLADSGWTAQKLCELDTILCASPAYLERHGTPGTPQALSGHHWIALEREVEAARSLDAADGAAPAIPVTLYTESRAEKRPEKRPEKRTEKRVKQTVRVNVRAMSTSQPAVQQLCEEGMGIARVSYVEVLAQLKSRRLVHVLPKWAFAPLPVTLVTPRKEGQPAKVRAAVQALRDYFRDLPVVRASGE
- the dctA gene encoding C4-dicarboxylate transporter DctA; translation: MRPPKLRKYLSKLYVQVLIGIVAGIAVGHFYPDIGADLKPLGDLFIKLIRMALAPIIFASVVVGIARMNDLHEAGRVGVKALLYFEAASTVALLIGMVVVDTIKPGSGMNIDPAHIDSSAIASYAHAAHDHTTLGFLMSIVPNSIVGAFANGEILPIIFFSVLFAIALAKLGPRTAPLVDMLDMFLQGMFGIVRIVMYVAPIGAFGGMAFTIAKYGLGTLASFGELMLCLYATSILFVAVGLGLVMRVCGFSLWKYLRYIRDEILITFGTASTEAVLPQMLVKMEHLGCSRPVVGMVLPTGYTFNADGTAIYLTMAALFVAQAMNIHLTLLDQFVVLGVLLLTSKGSAGVAGAGFVALAATLASMHKIPVSGLVLLLGVDRFLNEARAVTNLIGNGVATIVVARWEGALDVDRARAILNRDPDFDAGDADTAHAAPESTGFGLSVGDPVAGTGRR
- a CDS encoding mandelate racemase/muconate lactonizing enzyme family protein, with translation MRIVEIREKTVPISSPIRNAYIDFSKMTLSLVAVITDVIRDGKPVVGYGFNSNGRYGQGKLMRERFIPRLLEADPATLVDEAGDNLDPHKIWATMFTNEKPGGHGERSVAIGTIDMAVWDAVAKIAGKPLFQLLADRYGNGQPDRKIFVYAAGGYYYPGQDHEKLKDEMRSYLDRGYTVVKKKIGGASLDEDLRRIDSILSVLGDGQKLAVDANGRFDLDTAIQYAKALSQYDLFWYEEPGDPLDYELQATLRNYYDNPMATGEDLFSMQDARNLIRYGGMRPDRDWLQFDCALSYGLVEYLRTLEMLRQHGWSPSRCIPHGGHQMSLNIAAGLGLGGNESYPDLFQPYGGFPDGVKVDNGYITLPDLPGIGFEGKADLYAEMQKLSA
- a CDS encoding LysR family transcriptional regulator — encoded protein: MRTDATSDFEFFVQLAKLKSLSGAARSMGITPPAATKRLGILEARFRTRLVNRTTRSVSLTPEGETFARYASQILEQVREMEDAIAGSPADPHGRLRINATLGFGRTTIAPLVSEFAKRYPHVDIQFVVTDRPVDLVEGAFDMAIRFGELPDQRLRARRLMSNRRFLCASPKYLERHGMPRRKEDLVDHRCIIHTQNDDAFGVWRFMQEDHLEALKVNGSLASNDGDIVLRWALDGHGILIRSEWDLAKYIQSGRLSLVLPEVVLPSADLFVYYPGQRNESIRARAFIDFLVKHFEAPFVPVDIGKPAGGRKRAGRGKGG
- a CDS encoding aldo/keto reductase; this encodes MQKRMLGNSGLEVSAMGLGCMGLSYGYGPATNKADAIALIRAAFEQGVTFFDTAEAYAQGENETLLGEALAPFRDQVVIATKFGFEGGDVQQGVNSKPDNIRAVTEAALKRLRTDRIDLLYQHRVDPEVPMEDVAGAVKTLIEQGKVKHFGLSEAGVESIRRAHAVQPVAALQSEYSLWWREPEHAILPLLAELGIGFVPFSPLGKGFLTGAIDASTGFDQTDFRNIVPRFSEENRKANQALVDVLKQIAASLNATPAQIALAWLLAQKPWIAPIPGTTKLPRLTENIGGAAIALSAENLRDIEARLAPIAVQGERYPAHLQARVGK
- a CDS encoding (R)-mandelonitrile lyase, with the translated sequence MQITRCGSQSSVAGPADYFTGTVRIDAPFAGTGPARTGGATVTFEPGARTAWHTHPFGQTLLVTAGRGWVQRDGGAVEDIRAGDIVWIAPGEKHWHGATATTAMTHIAIAEQLDGSPVTWMEPVSDAHYHAGATAR